One genomic region from Cucumis melo cultivar AY chromosome 9, USDA_Cmelo_AY_1.0, whole genome shotgun sequence encodes:
- the LOC103504699 gene encoding uncharacterized protein LOC103504699 isoform X2 encodes MSSSSSSSSSSSSSSSFPPLSSSQSPSLQRSSSSIQNSEAERRLREAEDRLREAIEELQRRQRKVAACGSHRHQTREQPPPCDHAAYESSCVANAIGNLCQTFLLSYGVRVGIGILLRAFKLARRQSYSSILDLKQLVSEKDLIVREEACRIGLLFGGFTGSYHALRCFLRKWRKRETPFNVVLAGSVAGLSVLALDDSNRRRTLALYLMARLAQCAYNSAKSKNKFHLWGSHWRHGDSLLFAMACAQVMYSFVMRPESLPKAYRDFIQKTGPVAEPVYKAVRDSCRGYPVDVAALSSYLSRRQNNGYENLEEFPSIIPCSIIHPDTKSCLSHNGKAASATFKKTFPLYFSLTFVPFVVLHLQKFMDAPGRTCWLAVKGAVRSTSFLSAFVGIFQAVICLHRKVATKDHKLVYWVAGGISALSVLLEKKGRRSELALYVLPRAVDSWWYILVNRHLLPNIKNAESRSSYSQFVWEESCITWNTSQTLWLHFSEV; translated from the exons ATgtcatcctcttcttcttcttcttcttcttcttcttcctcctcctctttCCCCCCTTTGTCCTCTTCTCAATCTCCCTCTCTTCAGAGAAGCAGCAGTAGCATCCAGAATTCGGAGGCTGAGCGGCGTCTTCGTGAGGCGGAAGACCGGCTCCGGGAAGCTATTGAGGAGCTTCAACGGCGGCAGCGGAAAGTAGCGGCCTGTGGATCTCATCGTCATCAGACTCGGGAACAGCCTCCGCCTTGTGATCATGCTGCTTATGAGTCCTCTTGTGTGGCTAATGCTATTGGTAACCTCTGCCAGACTTTCCTTCTCTCTTATGGTGTTAGAGTTGGTATTGGTATACTTCTCCGTGCTTTCAAGCTCGCGCGGAGACAGTCTTATTCCTCTATTCTTGATCTCAAG CAACTTGTCTCGGAGAAAGACTTGATAGTGAGAGAAGAGGCATGTCGCATTGGTTTGCTTTTTGGTGGATTTACTGGGTCATACCATGCCCTTAGATGCTTTCTTAGAAAGTGGAGAAAGAGAGAGACACCTTTCAATGT AGTTTTAGCAGGTTCAGTGGCTGGCCTGTCTGTTTTAGCACTAGATGACTCAAATCGGAGGCGTACTCTCGCGTTATATCTTATGGCTAGACTTGCTCAG TGTGCCTATAATTCTGCAAAATCCAAGAACAAGTTTCACCTCTGGGGAAGTCACTGGAGACATGGTGATTCTTTGCTTTTTGCCATGGCATGTGCACAG GTTATGTATTCCTTTGTTATGCGTCCTGAGAGCTTGCCAAAAGCATACCGGGACTTCATTCAAAAGACAGGCCCAGTTGCCGAACCTGTCTACAAGGCTGTACGAGATAGTTGTAGGGGATATCCCGTGGATGTTGCTGCACTTTCTTCTTACTTGTCACGCAGGCAAAACAATGGCTACGAAAATCTAGAGGAATTTCCCTCCATTATTCCTTGTAGTATAATCCATCCGGACACGAAGTCGTGCCTGTCTCACAATGGGAAGGCAGCATCAGCCACATTCAAGAAGACATTTCCTCTTTACTTTTCTTTGACATTTGTACCATTCGTTGTTCTGCACCTGCAGAAA TTCATGGATGCTCCCGGTCGTACCTGTTGGCTTGCTGTCAAAGGTGCAGTTCGCTCGACAAGTTTTTTGTCTGCCTTTGTTGGCATTTTTCAG GCGGTCATTTGTTTGCATAGAAAAGTTGCAACCAAGGACCACAAACTCGTATATTGGGTTGCCGGTGGAATATCTGCCCTCTCAGTTCTTTTAGAGAAGAAGGGAAGACGATCTGAACTAGCCCTCTATGTTCTTCCACGTGCCGTTGATTCTTGGTGGTATATTTTGGTCAACCGCCACCTGCTTCCAAACATAAAAAATGCTGAG AGCAGGTCTTCCTATTCGCAATTTGTATGGGAGGAATCATGTATTACTTGGAATACGAGCCAGACACTATGGCTCCATTTCTCCGAGGTTTGA
- the LOC103504699 gene encoding uncharacterized protein LOC103504699 isoform X1 gives MSSSSSSSSSSSSSSSFPPLSSSQSPSLQRSSSSIQNSEAERRLREAEDRLREAIEELQRRQRKVAACGSHRHQTREQPPPCDHAAYESSCVANAIGNLCQTFLLSYGVRVGIGILLRAFKLARRQSYSSILDLKQLVSEKDLIVREEACRIGLLFGGFTGSYHALRCFLRKWRKRETPFNVVLAGSVAGLSVLALDDSNRRRTLALYLMARLAQCAYNSAKSKNKFHLWGSHWRHGDSLLFAMACAQVMYSFVMRPESLPKAYRDFIQKTGPVAEPVYKAVRDSCRGYPVDVAALSSYLSRRQNNGYENLEEFPSIIPCSIIHPDTKSCLSHNGKAASATFKKTFPLYFSLTFVPFVVLHLQKFMDAPGRTCWLAVKGAVRSTSFLSAFVGIFQAVICLHRKVATKDHKLVYWVAGGISALSVLLEKKGRRSELALYVLPRAVDSWWYILVNRHLLPNIKNAEVFLFAICMGGIMYYLEYEPDTMAPFLRGLIRRFLASRISNSTTSTSRDVSNSYLNTLDAMKKPNLEDNREVEAARSEKYNLESIPGL, from the exons ATgtcatcctcttcttcttcttcttcttcttcttcttcctcctcctctttCCCCCCTTTGTCCTCTTCTCAATCTCCCTCTCTTCAGAGAAGCAGCAGTAGCATCCAGAATTCGGAGGCTGAGCGGCGTCTTCGTGAGGCGGAAGACCGGCTCCGGGAAGCTATTGAGGAGCTTCAACGGCGGCAGCGGAAAGTAGCGGCCTGTGGATCTCATCGTCATCAGACTCGGGAACAGCCTCCGCCTTGTGATCATGCTGCTTATGAGTCCTCTTGTGTGGCTAATGCTATTGGTAACCTCTGCCAGACTTTCCTTCTCTCTTATGGTGTTAGAGTTGGTATTGGTATACTTCTCCGTGCTTTCAAGCTCGCGCGGAGACAGTCTTATTCCTCTATTCTTGATCTCAAG CAACTTGTCTCGGAGAAAGACTTGATAGTGAGAGAAGAGGCATGTCGCATTGGTTTGCTTTTTGGTGGATTTACTGGGTCATACCATGCCCTTAGATGCTTTCTTAGAAAGTGGAGAAAGAGAGAGACACCTTTCAATGT AGTTTTAGCAGGTTCAGTGGCTGGCCTGTCTGTTTTAGCACTAGATGACTCAAATCGGAGGCGTACTCTCGCGTTATATCTTATGGCTAGACTTGCTCAG TGTGCCTATAATTCTGCAAAATCCAAGAACAAGTTTCACCTCTGGGGAAGTCACTGGAGACATGGTGATTCTTTGCTTTTTGCCATGGCATGTGCACAG GTTATGTATTCCTTTGTTATGCGTCCTGAGAGCTTGCCAAAAGCATACCGGGACTTCATTCAAAAGACAGGCCCAGTTGCCGAACCTGTCTACAAGGCTGTACGAGATAGTTGTAGGGGATATCCCGTGGATGTTGCTGCACTTTCTTCTTACTTGTCACGCAGGCAAAACAATGGCTACGAAAATCTAGAGGAATTTCCCTCCATTATTCCTTGTAGTATAATCCATCCGGACACGAAGTCGTGCCTGTCTCACAATGGGAAGGCAGCATCAGCCACATTCAAGAAGACATTTCCTCTTTACTTTTCTTTGACATTTGTACCATTCGTTGTTCTGCACCTGCAGAAA TTCATGGATGCTCCCGGTCGTACCTGTTGGCTTGCTGTCAAAGGTGCAGTTCGCTCGACAAGTTTTTTGTCTGCCTTTGTTGGCATTTTTCAG GCGGTCATTTGTTTGCATAGAAAAGTTGCAACCAAGGACCACAAACTCGTATATTGGGTTGCCGGTGGAATATCTGCCCTCTCAGTTCTTTTAGAGAAGAAGGGAAGACGATCTGAACTAGCCCTCTATGTTCTTCCACGTGCCGTTGATTCTTGGTGGTATATTTTGGTCAACCGCCACCTGCTTCCAAACATAAAAAATGCTGAG GTCTTCCTATTCGCAATTTGTATGGGAGGAATCATGTATTACTTGGAATACGAGCCAGACACTATGGCTCCATTTCTCCGAGGTTTGATTCGTCGCTTCCTCGCCAGCAGAATCAGCAATTCTACCACATCTACAAGTCGAGATGTTTCAAACTCTTATTTGAACACACTCGATGCCATGAAGAAACCAAATTTGGAAGATAACAGGGAAGTCGAAGCTGCACGGTCCGAGAAATACAACCTTGAATCCATTCCAGGTTTATAG
- the LOC103504700 gene encoding 60S ribosomal protein L13-3-like, whose protein sequence is MKHNNVIPSGHFRKHWQNYVRTWFNQPARKTRRRNARQEKAVKAFPRPTAGPLRPIVHGQTLKYNMKVRAGRGFSLEELKAAGIPKKYAPTIGIAVDHRRRNRSLESLQANVQRLKTYKAKVVVFPRRARKFKAGDSTPEELATATQVQGSYMPIGLEKPSVELVKVTEDMKSFKAYDKLRVERANARHVGARLKKAAEAEKEEKK, encoded by the exons ATGAAGCACAACAATGTTATCCCTAGTGGGCACTTTAGGAAGCACTGGCAAAATTATGTTAGAACGTGGTTCAACCAGCCTGCTCGCAAAACAAGGCGAAGGAATG CTCGTCAAGAAAAGGCTGTGAAAGCTTTCCCTCGGCCTACCGCTGGACCCCTTCGACCTATAGTCCATGGACAGACGTTGAAGTATAACATGAAAGTGAGGGCTGGTAGAGGCTTCTCTTTGGAAGAGTTGAAG GCTGCTGGCATTCCAAAGAAATATGCACCAACAATTGGCATTGCAGTTGATCACCGCCGCAGAAACCGCTCCTTGGAGAGTCTTCAAGCTAATGTACAGAGGTTGAAGACCTATAAGGCCAAGGTGGTCGTCTTCCCACGACGTGCCCGCAAGTTCAAG GCTGGTGATTCTACTCCTGAGGAACTAGCAACTGCCACCCAAGTCCAAGGCTCTTACATGCCTATTGGATTAGAGAAGCCATCAGTAGAGCTTGTGAAGGTTACAGAAGACATGAAGTCTTTCAAGGCTTATGACAAGCTCCGTGTTGAGCGAGCAAATGCCCGTCATGTCGGTGCTCGGTTGAAGAAGGCTGCTGAGGCagagaaggaagagaagaagtaa
- the LOC103504701 gene encoding SWR1 complex subunit 2: protein MDSSKEDDVPVFLDRSSRLTRGKRMTKLLDEEAEEDELFWNQDALKEDEVDDEYEEEPEVADEFDSDFNEDESEPEEEAENEAEERTQMKKRLIFPGKTSKNKNKKRAVSKIEKPSKDEASTDHSTPPEHHDTPDDTEVERTVRKSTRTSVIVRQAERDAIRAALQATMKPIKRKNPGEEKKMSQEEMLLEAAQTEIMNLRNLERVLAREEEVKKRAIVHKAVYNGPRICYLSRNGCSYLEFSKGSSFQAELSTTSVPYPEKAACVITGLPARYRDPKTGLPYATKEAFKTIRERFADDSSVAKQMDMGYLFASLSGSGFSARRKRSTPQNKNEMSYSRHFSRFRQIPAFDSDISD from the exons ATGGATTCGTCCAAAGAAGACGATGTTCCCGTTTTTCTTGATCGTTCTTCTCGGTTGACTAGAGGAAAGAG GATGACCAAGTTGCTTGATGAGGAAGCTGAGGAAGACGAGTTGTTTTGGAATCAGGATGCTCTCAAAGAG GATGAGGTTGATgatgaatatgaagaagaaCCTGAGGTTGCTGATGAATTTGATAGTGATTTCAATGAAGAT GAGTCTGAACCAGAGGAAGAAGCTGAGAATGAAGCAGAAGAGAG AACACAAATGAAGAAGCGATTAATATTTCCTGGAAAGACTTCTAAGaacaagaataaaaaaagagctGTTTCCAAAATTGAGAAACCTTCCAAAGATGAAGCATCAACTGATCACTCTACGCCTCCTGAACATCATGATACACCGGATGATACTGAAGTTGAGAGAACCGTGAGGAAATCCACTAGAACTTCAGTTATTGTTAGGCAAGCTGAGAGGGATGCTATTCGTGCAGCTTTGCAAGCCACAATGAAG CCAATCAAGAGGAAAAATCCAGGTGAGGAGAAGAAAATGAGTCAGGAAGAAATGCTTCTTGAAGCTGCTCAAACAG AAATCATGAACTTGAGGAACTTGGAGCGTGTTTTGGCAAGGGAAGAAGAAGTCAAAAAGAGAGCAATTGTGCATAAAGCTGTTTACAATGGTCCACGAATATGTTACTTGTCAAGAAATG GTTGCTCATATCTAGAGTTTAGTAAAGGGTCATCGTTTCAGGCAGAGCTTTCAACCACATCAGTTCCAT atcCAGAGAAAGCTGCGTGTGTGATCACAGGTTTGCCTGCAAG GTATCGTGACCCGAAAACAGGGTTGCCTTATGCAACTAAAGAAGCTTTCAAGACAATACGTGAACG TTTTGCGGATGATAGTTCGGTAGCCAAGCAAATGGACATGGGATATTTATTTGCTTCACTTTCTGGTAGTGGATTCTCAGCGAGGCGGAAGAGATCAACACCTCAAAATAAGAATGAAATGTCCTACTCGCGCCACTTTTCTCGTTTTCGCCAAATTCCAGCCTTTGATTCTGATATTTCTGATTAG